A genomic window from Sphingobacterium spiritivorum includes:
- the greA gene encoding transcription elongation factor GreA, with product MAEVTYYNQEGLDKLKEELHHLKTEGRANIAKAIAEARDKGDLSENAEYDAAKEAQGLHEAKIAKLEDVLSSARLIDESKLDTSKVLALSIVRIKNKKNGSEMTYQLVSETEADLKSGKISVKSPIAQGLLGKSKGDTATIEVPAGKIEFEIMEISR from the coding sequence ATGGCAGAAGTAACTTATTACAACCAAGAGGGATTAGATAAACTCAAAGAAGAGTTGCATCATCTAAAGACAGAGGGAAGAGCTAATATCGCAAAGGCTATTGCTGAGGCTAGAGACAAAGGTGATTTGTCAGAGAATGCTGAGTACGATGCGGCAAAGGAAGCTCAAGGTTTGCATGAAGCAAAAATTGCTAAACTGGAGGATGTTCTTTCCAGTGCACGGCTTATTGATGAGTCCAAATTGGATACATCAAAAGTACTTGCTTTATCCATTGTACGTATCAAAAACAAAAAAAACGGTTCGGAAATGACATATCAGCTTGTTTCTGAAACAGAAGCTGATCTTAAATCAGGTAAAATATCGGTTAAATCTCCAATTGCCCAGGGTCTGCTTGGTAAATCAAAAGGAGATACAGCAACTATTGAAGTGCCGGCTGGTAAAATCGAATTTGAGATCATGGAGATTTCGAGATAA
- a CDS encoding DedA family protein, with protein sequence MQEFLLSFQQLMDAEHLLSSGGFYLVVLIVFAETGLFFGFFLPGDYLLFLAGLFCALNKVDVSIETMYFGILLAGIAGNFAGYWFGYRTGPMLFKRKDSWIFKRKYIIMAEEFYQKYGGTALIIGRFVPIIRTFAPIFAGVVKLDFKKFVIYNVLGAFLWVTLLTLSGYFLGVKFPGIINYVEYIIVGMIAIAFLPIVIAVLKRTIKNRKNKTTNKQ encoded by the coding sequence ATGCAAGAGTTTTTGTTGTCATTTCAACAATTAATGGACGCTGAACATTTACTGAGTTCAGGAGGTTTCTACTTAGTTGTATTGATTGTTTTTGCCGAGACAGGATTGTTCTTTGGTTTCTTCCTCCCGGGGGATTATTTGTTGTTTTTAGCAGGTCTTTTCTGTGCTTTGAATAAAGTAGATGTCAGCATTGAAACCATGTATTTTGGAATTTTGCTGGCAGGTATAGCCGGTAATTTTGCAGGATATTGGTTTGGTTATCGAACGGGACCTATGCTCTTTAAACGTAAGGACTCGTGGATTTTCAAGCGGAAGTACATTATAATGGCAGAAGAGTTTTACCAAAAATATGGCGGAACCGCTTTAATTATTGGAAGGTTTGTTCCGATTATTCGTACATTTGCACCCATATTTGCGGGTGTAGTTAAACTCGATTTTAAGAAATTTGTTATTTATAATGTATTGGGGGCCTTTTTATGGGTTACCTTATTGACATTATCCGGATATTTTCTGGGTGTCAAATTTCCCGGAATCATTAACTACGTCGAATATATTATCGTAGGGATGATTGCTATTGCTTTCCTTCCTATTGTGATTGCAGTCCTGAAACGGACGATAAAAAACAGAAAAAATAAAACAACAAATAAACAGTAA
- a CDS encoding TonB-dependent receptor, with protein sequence MTLLLLMFTANAFAQSGKVTGKVINSKTSESIVGVTVKVLGTSRGGSSDVSGIYNIPALPVGKYTLEFSYVGYATKQITEVEIKDKDVTNLDVLMDNSEGTVLDQVVITGSFKKESVSALYAQQKNSALISDGISSEQIKRSPDKNTSEALRRVSGTTIQDNKFVVIRGLSDRYNVAMLDGSVLPSTEANRRAFSFDIIPSNLIDKITISKTATPDLPADFAGGAVQVSTIDIPTKDFISFGLGYGYNTASTFKDFLGTKRNFANYMGFDDGSSKLATNFPSRETVNAGLSEKWNRLVLKSLPNDFAINNTSALPSQSYQFGIGKVKQFENNNRFGALFSLSYRNSQNIFADIKRDWYEYDYNDNQYRFSSNLGGLLNLGYSFGRSKITFKNLYNRAYDNIYTERTGVNNSSSSDNRFFAYDLLQKSLFKSTLEGEHALTERNDKLKWTISWSNILNQQPNQMKINYGKNLNDLDDPTVPYLANITTIGKENTRLFSDLNENIYSGEVGYSRPMKFLDAPSTLKVGAGTQYRKRNFDARFIGFELNANQMDVELQNQIRQLSPDKIFNEEFINKNYFKYSEISGSGDKYDANSLTAFGYAMLDQKFADKFRFVYGLRVENYNVQLNTVSKVVDDTQIDFLPSLNFTYNIDDRTNLRASYYRTIARPEFRELAPFSFYDYEQLGMISGNTNLKRSSINNADLRFEMYPTAGEIFSFSVFYKQFTDAIEPYRYDVNSTPDITFFNTPKAELYGFELEARKKLNFISEERFFENTTGYINFSYVHSKVENPTDQNYIDKTRPMVGQSPYVINAGLQHSAMDNKLNFNILYNRIGKRIAQASGIRFASTWEAPRDVLDLQIGYKIINNKAEIKFNASDIINSSVHAYYDNKALGTPNETNYKYKPGSNYSLSFNYSF encoded by the coding sequence ATGACATTACTTCTGTTGATGTTTACAGCCAACGCTTTTGCTCAAAGTGGAAAAGTAACAGGAAAAGTCATCAACAGTAAAACAAGCGAATCCATTGTCGGTGTGACTGTAAAAGTATTAGGAACGTCCAGAGGTGGAAGTTCTGATGTTTCGGGTATTTACAATATTCCGGCATTGCCTGTAGGTAAGTATACATTAGAATTTTCTTATGTCGGATATGCTACTAAGCAAATTACAGAAGTGGAAATCAAAGATAAGGATGTTACGAATCTGGATGTGCTGATGGACAATTCGGAAGGAACAGTACTGGATCAGGTCGTGATCACAGGATCTTTTAAAAAGGAATCTGTCAGTGCCTTGTATGCACAACAAAAGAATAGCGCTCTTATATCGGATGGTATTTCCAGTGAACAGATTAAACGGTCTCCGGATAAAAATACATCTGAAGCATTGCGTCGTGTGAGCGGTACTACTATCCAGGATAACAAATTTGTTGTTATTCGTGGTTTGAGTGATCGTTACAATGTCGCTATGTTAGATGGTTCTGTCCTTCCAAGTACCGAAGCAAACAGAAGAGCTTTTTCATTTGATATCATTCCCTCAAACTTAATTGATAAGATTACAATTTCAAAAACAGCTACTCCTGACTTACCTGCAGATTTTGCGGGTGGAGCTGTTCAGGTATCTACTATTGATATTCCTACAAAGGATTTTATATCATTCGGTCTTGGATACGGATATAATACAGCTTCTACATTCAAGGATTTCTTAGGAACAAAAAGAAATTTTGCGAATTATATGGGTTTTGATGACGGTTCCAGTAAACTGGCTACTAATTTTCCATCAAGAGAGACGGTTAATGCAGGGCTGTCGGAGAAATGGAACAGATTAGTGTTGAAATCATTGCCAAATGATTTTGCGATCAATAATACATCTGCGCTTCCTTCTCAAAGCTACCAGTTTGGTATAGGAAAAGTAAAGCAATTCGAAAACAACAATAGATTCGGCGCTTTATTTTCTTTAAGTTACCGCAACTCACAGAATATATTTGCTGATATCAAGAGAGACTGGTATGAGTATGATTACAATGATAACCAGTACAGATTCAGTTCCAATCTGGGCGGTTTATTAAACCTGGGGTATTCATTCGGAAGAAGTAAGATTACATTTAAGAATCTTTACAACAGAGCTTACGATAATATTTACACTGAAAGAACAGGTGTTAATAACAGTTCTTCTTCAGATAACCGTTTCTTCGCTTATGACCTTCTTCAGAAATCTTTGTTCAAGAGTACACTTGAGGGAGAACACGCTTTAACAGAGCGTAATGACAAGTTGAAATGGACAATTTCCTGGAGTAATATTCTGAATCAGCAACCTAATCAGATGAAGATCAACTATGGTAAAAATCTTAATGACCTGGATGATCCTACAGTGCCTTATCTGGCGAATATCACTACTATCGGTAAAGAAAATACAAGACTTTTCTCTGATTTGAATGAAAACATTTATTCTGGAGAAGTAGGGTACTCCAGACCGATGAAATTTCTGGATGCGCCTTCGACATTGAAAGTCGGTGCCGGAACGCAATACAGAAAACGTAATTTTGACGCCCGTTTTATAGGTTTCGAGTTGAATGCTAATCAGATGGATGTGGAACTACAGAATCAAATCCGTCAGTTGTCTCCTGACAAAATATTTAATGAAGAATTTATTAACAAAAATTACTTCAAATACAGTGAGATTTCAGGAAGCGGTGACAAGTATGATGCAAATTCACTGACTGCTTTTGGATATGCAATGCTTGATCAGAAATTTGCGGATAAGTTCCGTTTTGTATACGGACTTCGTGTAGAGAATTACAATGTACAGTTAAACACGGTGTCTAAAGTTGTTGACGATACACAGATCGACTTTTTACCTTCCCTTAACTTTACATACAATATTGACGACAGAACGAATCTTCGTGCTTCCTACTACCGTACAATAGCACGTCCTGAATTTCGTGAATTAGCGCCGTTCTCTTTCTATGATTATGAGCAGTTAGGTATGATCTCCGGTAATACAAACTTAAAGCGTAGCTCTATCAATAATGCTGATTTGCGATTTGAAATGTATCCTACTGCAGGTGAGATCTTCTCTTTCTCTGTTTTTTATAAACAATTTACGGATGCCATTGAGCCTTATCGTTATGATGTGAATTCAACTCCTGATATCACATTCTTCAATACGCCTAAAGCTGAATTGTATGGATTTGAACTGGAAGCACGCAAGAAATTAAATTTTATCAGTGAAGAAAGATTTTTTGAGAATACAACAGGTTATATCAACTTCTCTTATGTACACTCAAAAGTTGAAAATCCTACAGATCAAAACTACATCGACAAAACCCGCCCTATGGTAGGACAGTCTCCATATGTGATCAATGCAGGTTTGCAACATTCCGCAATGGACAATAAACTAAACTTTAATATTCTGTATAACCGTATCGGAAAGAGAATCGCACAGGCGAGCGGAATTCGTTTTGCAAGTACCTGGGAGGCTCCGCGCGATGTGCTGGATTTGCAGATCGGATATAAGATCATTAACAATAAGGCTGAGATTAAGTTCAATGCAAGTGATATTATTAATAGTTCTGTTCACGCATATTACGATAATAAAGCATTGGGTACGCCTAATGAGACGAACTATAAATATAAACCAGGTTCAAACTATTCGCTGTCATTCAATTATTCTTTCTAA
- a CDS encoding inorganic diphosphatase — MSTQNPWHQVSPGSNMPESVNAIIEISNGSKGKYELDKESGLLILDRVMSSAVTYPANYGFIPQTYCDDKDPLDILVICSVDIMPMSLVEAKIIGVMNMVDGGEQDDKIIAVAKNDPVMNYINNIEELPPHTMKEIVQFFETYKALENKQVVVEGVQGREKAQEILLESLELYKQTFVNK, encoded by the coding sequence ATGAGTACACAAAACCCTTGGCATCAGGTCTCCCCTGGAAGTAATATGCCGGAATCAGTCAATGCAATTATTGAGATCTCTAACGGATCAAAAGGAAAATATGAGCTTGATAAAGAAAGTGGTCTGCTAATTTTGGATCGTGTAATGAGTTCAGCGGTTACCTATCCTGCTAACTACGGCTTTATTCCTCAGACCTATTGTGATGATAAGGATCCTTTGGATATCTTGGTCATCTGTTCAGTAGATATTATGCCAATGAGTCTTGTTGAAGCTAAGATTATTGGTGTGATGAACATGGTCGATGGAGGTGAACAGGATGACAAAATCATCGCTGTAGCCAAAAATGATCCTGTGATGAATTACATTAATAATATTGAAGAACTGCCTCCTCACACGATGAAGGAAATTGTACAGTTCTTTGAAACATACAAGGCTTTGGAAAACAAACAAGTAGTGGTAGAGGGTGTACAGGGTCGTGAGAAAGCACAGGAAATCTTGTTGGAAAGTCTTGAATTGTACAAGCAAACATTTGTTAACAAATAA
- a CDS encoding HIT family protein, which yields MSTLFSKIVAGEIPAHKVAESIDYLAFLDIQPLTRGHVLVIPKRETDYIFDISDDEYMGLWIFAKIVAQGIKKVFPCRKVGIAVVGLEVNHAHIHLIPLNAVHDMNFEKPKLSLPDEELAKIAEDIREAIASVTNSN from the coding sequence ATGTCAACTCTATTTTCGAAGATTGTTGCAGGTGAAATCCCCGCACACAAGGTTGCGGAGAGTATTGATTACCTGGCTTTTTTGGATATTCAACCTTTGACCCGAGGTCATGTATTGGTGATTCCAAAACGCGAAACCGATTACATCTTTGATATTTCTGATGATGAGTATATGGGTCTGTGGATCTTTGCGAAGATCGTTGCACAGGGTATAAAAAAAGTTTTTCCTTGCCGTAAAGTTGGAATTGCCGTTGTAGGTCTGGAAGTAAACCACGCACACATTCACCTGATTCCGCTTAATGCTGTTCACGATATGAATTTTGAAAAACCAAAACTGAGTCTGCCTGATGAGGAACTGGCAAAAATAGCAGAAGATATAAGAGAAGCAATTGCTAGTGTTACAAACAGTAACTAA
- a CDS encoding ABC transporter ATP-binding protein, whose translation MVHHILTAKDLSFRYKNGTALTFPEVEINKGQHTLLLGDSGSGKTTLLQLLGGLSLPSTGSVVLNGQSLYDLKGSALDAFRAQHIGFIFQEAHLLKNLTLLENIKIAQSLAKLPVNEKAILTMLEQLQLSDRTKSYPNQLSRGQLQRAAIARALINTPSLLIADEPTAALDDTNTARVMELLLGIADQYGSTLLIATHDKRIKDRFLHTYNL comes from the coding sequence ATGGTTCACCACATTCTGACAGCTAAAGACTTATCTTTCCGATATAAAAATGGTACAGCCTTGACATTTCCGGAGGTAGAGATCAATAAAGGTCAACACACCTTGTTATTGGGAGATTCCGGAAGCGGAAAAACCACACTGCTTCAATTATTAGGTGGTCTCTCACTTCCATCTACGGGATCTGTCGTGTTGAACGGGCAGTCTCTATACGATCTTAAGGGATCCGCACTGGATGCTTTCCGGGCTCAACATATAGGTTTTATTTTTCAGGAAGCACATTTACTCAAAAACCTCACTTTGTTGGAAAATATCAAAATAGCACAGAGTCTGGCCAAATTACCTGTCAATGAAAAGGCTATACTCACTATGCTCGAACAATTGCAGCTAAGCGACAGAACAAAGTCTTACCCCAATCAGCTCAGCCGCGGACAACTTCAGCGGGCTGCGATAGCACGTGCATTGATAAATACACCTTCACTGCTTATTGCTGATGAGCCGACTGCAGCATTGGATGATACAAATACAGCTCGAGTAATGGAATTACTATTAGGTATTGCCGACCAATACGGGTCGACATTACTGATCGCGACACACGACAAACGTATAAAAGACAGATTCCTTCATACGTATAATCTTTAA
- a CDS encoding hemolysin family protein: MALDVFWTLLLVLANGFFVAAEFAIVKVRASQIELQAKSGSKVAKVAKNITEHLDGYLAATQLGITLASLALGWIGERVMTDIVGNFFQFVGVDISAGWAKTGGHVLAFAIITILHVVLGELAPKSIAIQKPVATTMRLAIPLRIFYYLFIPFIWVLNGFANFLLKLIGIQPHSSESHHSSEELQYLLDKGKESGALDFSEHELIKNVFDFNERIVKNIMVPRTKIVAIDKDATADEFINTVTEEGYSRIPIYDDNIDQIVGIVHTKDILPIIVKGKEVVLKNIMRKPYFIPETKKINDLMAEFQLKRIQIAIVLDEFGGTAGMVTLEDIVEELVGEIQDEYDEETPVVERISETEYMIDAGASVHDVNEYLPLELPESSDYDTMAGLVSDLFDKIPEVGEYKELYGYTFTIMKKTQQNIEFVKLELIETPHDEDGE, encoded by the coding sequence ATGGCTCTCGATGTTTTTTGGACACTCTTGTTAGTACTTGCTAATGGTTTTTTTGTGGCTGCCGAATTTGCCATTGTAAAAGTTCGGGCTTCTCAAATAGAACTACAAGCCAAATCAGGAAGTAAAGTAGCAAAAGTTGCTAAAAATATTACAGAGCATTTAGATGGATACCTGGCTGCAACCCAGCTGGGTATTACACTTGCCTCTCTTGCCTTAGGTTGGATCGGAGAACGTGTGATGACTGACATCGTGGGTAACTTCTTCCAGTTTGTAGGTGTAGATATTTCTGCCGGTTGGGCTAAAACGGGTGGGCACGTACTGGCATTTGCCATTATTACTATTCTCCATGTTGTCCTTGGGGAATTGGCGCCTAAGTCTATTGCCATTCAAAAACCGGTGGCTACGACGATGAGATTAGCAATTCCTCTTCGTATTTTCTATTATCTGTTCATTCCTTTTATATGGGTATTGAACGGTTTTGCCAATTTCCTGTTAAAGCTGATTGGTATACAGCCCCATTCAAGCGAATCTCATCACTCTTCTGAAGAACTTCAGTATCTGCTGGATAAAGGGAAGGAAAGTGGTGCATTGGATTTTTCTGAACATGAGCTTATCAAAAACGTGTTCGATTTTAATGAACGGATTGTGAAGAATATTATGGTTCCCCGTACCAAGATCGTAGCGATAGATAAGGATGCAACAGCAGACGAATTTATTAACACAGTCACAGAAGAAGGATACTCCCGTATTCCGATTTATGATGATAATATTGATCAGATCGTAGGTATAGTGCATACAAAAGATATTCTTCCGATCATTGTGAAAGGAAAGGAGGTGGTATTGAAAAATATCATGCGTAAACCTTACTTCATTCCTGAAACGAAAAAAATCAATGACCTGATGGCTGAATTTCAGCTAAAGCGTATTCAGATTGCGATCGTACTGGACGAGTTCGGTGGTACTGCAGGTATGGTTACACTTGAAGATATTGTAGAAGAACTGGTCGGTGAGATTCAGGATGAGTATGATGAGGAAACTCCGGTTGTAGAGCGTATTTCGGAAACGGAATATATGATCGATGCCGGTGCGAGTGTGCATGATGTGAATGAGTATTTACCTCTGGAACTGCCTGAAAGTTCCGATTATGATACTATGGCTGGTCTGGTAAGTGATCTGTTCGATAAAATCCCTGAAGTAGGGGAGTACAAAGAATTGTACGGGTACACTTTTACCATTATGAAAAAGACGCAGCAGAATATTGAATTTGTCAAACTGGAACTGATCGAGACGCCTCATGATGAGGATGGAGAATAA
- a CDS encoding ABC transporter permease, which translates to MNILKIVWKNISKQLGSTILSIILTAFGAAILCVLYVTGDSFEKQLDSNSKNIDLVVGAKGSPLQLILSAVYHVDNPTGNISLAEANQLKENPFVKLAVPLSLGDNYKGHHIVGTNTDFLKLYETTVAEGKYFYKPFEVVIGHAVAQKHQLKIGSKINSSHGLSASGDDHHDHPFVVVGILKKNDNITDNLILCSLESVWDVHGLAHGHASDHHHAEEDLEEQVEAHLHHHGETEEDESHDHPQEEYVKNIGQDLIKDQGEEITAMLIQYQSPAAIAMLPKLINQSTAMQAASPAIESARLFSLLGVGIDSLTILAYIIMLMAGLSVFLSLYNALKQRKYDLAVMRTLGASKTRLFAMVLLEGLIITLLGGLVGMLLGHIALFYISTQTSQSAGLIEVFSINADEWWILLIACIIGVLSALIPSIKAYNTTISNTLSNN; encoded by the coding sequence ATGAATATATTAAAAATCGTTTGGAAAAATATCAGTAAACAACTTGGTTCCACCATTTTGAGTATAATATTGACTGCTTTCGGAGCAGCCATACTATGCGTACTTTATGTGACAGGAGATAGTTTTGAGAAACAACTGGACAGCAACAGCAAAAATATTGATCTGGTTGTAGGTGCAAAGGGCAGTCCGCTTCAACTCATACTCAGTGCAGTATATCATGTGGATAACCCGACAGGTAATATTTCACTGGCAGAAGCTAATCAGCTGAAGGAAAACCCATTTGTCAAACTTGCTGTTCCCCTGTCTCTCGGAGACAATTACAAAGGACATCACATTGTCGGTACAAATACTGATTTTCTGAAGTTATATGAGACAACCGTTGCAGAAGGTAAATATTTTTATAAACCATTTGAAGTAGTCATAGGTCATGCTGTCGCTCAAAAGCACCAGTTAAAAATAGGGAGTAAGATAAACAGTTCACATGGACTGTCCGCATCCGGAGACGATCATCACGACCATCCATTTGTAGTGGTAGGTATATTGAAGAAAAATGATAATATCACAGACAACCTTATTCTGTGCAGTCTGGAAAGTGTTTGGGACGTACACGGTCTGGCACACGGACATGCTTCGGATCATCATCATGCTGAAGAAGATCTGGAAGAACAGGTAGAAGCACACCTTCATCACCATGGTGAGACAGAAGAAGATGAATCTCACGACCATCCCCAAGAGGAATATGTTAAAAATATCGGTCAGGATCTGATCAAAGATCAGGGTGAGGAAATCACAGCCATGCTTATTCAGTATCAGTCGCCCGCAGCTATCGCAATGCTGCCCAAACTGATCAATCAAAGTACAGCTATGCAGGCCGCATCACCGGCAATAGAAAGTGCGCGTTTATTTTCACTATTGGGTGTAGGAATAGACTCTCTCACCATTCTGGCATACATTATTATGCTGATGGCAGGTCTCAGTGTATTCCTCAGTCTATATAACGCTTTAAAACAGCGTAAGTATGATCTGGCTGTTATGCGGACATTGGGAGCCTCTAAAACTCGCTTATTCGCCATGGTCTTATTAGAAGGACTTATCATCACCTTGCTTGGAGGATTGGTGGGAATGCTATTAGGACATATAGCTTTATTCTATATCAGTACACAGACAAGTCAGAGTGCCGGTCTGATCGAAGTCTTCAGCATCAATGCGGATGAATGGTGGATTCTGCTGATAGCCTGCATTATTGGTGTGCTGTCCGCCCTTATACCATCTATCAAAGCTTATAATACGACAATTTCAAATACGTTATCAAATAATTAA
- a CDS encoding response regulator transcription factor: MQKDITIAVVEDDENLRFLVSHRLQSENYKVIQSGNGLDAEKMILDQRPDIVLLDWMLPGKEGNIVCEDVRKAGFENIIIMMTAKSQDIDKIDAYSFGVTDYITKPFNMDVLVAMIENKVRFFVPKSGAEVYHFGSTEHHPNVHSLVRDGKKIELTILENRILLHFLQNVGKEITREELMEVVWGYSSNVNTRTLDMHVVRLRKKIEKNPDKPHYLQTVRGLGYKFIDEDESNI; this comes from the coding sequence ATGCAAAAGGATATTACAATTGCTGTAGTAGAAGATGATGAGAATCTACGTTTCTTGGTAAGTCATCGGTTACAGTCTGAGAATTACAAAGTAATACAGTCCGGAAATGGACTGGATGCCGAAAAAATGATTTTAGATCAAAGACCTGATATTGTTTTATTAGATTGGATGCTTCCCGGTAAAGAGGGCAACATCGTTTGTGAGGATGTACGTAAGGCAGGGTTTGAGAACATCATTATCATGATGACTGCCAAATCGCAGGATATCGATAAAATCGATGCCTACAGTTTTGGAGTGACAGATTATATTACCAAACCATTCAATATGGATGTATTGGTGGCGATGATCGAAAATAAGGTACGCTTCTTTGTTCCGAAGAGCGGAGCGGAGGTTTACCACTTTGGAAGTACAGAGCACCATCCGAATGTACACTCTTTAGTAAGAGATGGCAAGAAGATCGAGTTGACAATTCTGGAAAACAGGATTCTGTTGCATTTTCTTCAAAATGTGGGTAAAGAAATTACCCGTGAAGAGCTTATGGAGGTGGTATGGGGATATAGTTCCAATGTCAATACCAGAACTCTGGACATGCATGTGGTGAGACTTCGTAAGAAGATCGAAAAGAACCCTGATAAGCCACATTACCTACAGACAGTGAGAGGATTGGGCTACAAATTTATAGACGAAGACGAGTCAAATATATAA
- a CDS encoding 16S rRNA (uracil(1498)-N(3))-methyltransferase, whose amino-acid sequence MHLFYTPEIEPHFANFILTEEESKHAVRVLRLANRDQVHLIDGRGGFYRAEIIDAHPKRTALQIIEIQEAFQKPSYHLHMAVAPTKNIERFEWFLEKATEVGVQEITPVISEHSERKEVKPDRLNKVIVAAMKQSYKAYMPKLNPAITLTNFLKQQEQVSAQKAIAHCVDSEKKYLGQVFTPQQDYVILIGPEGDFSTEEISKTISSGFVPISLGEARLRTETAALTSCVEVALLNR is encoded by the coding sequence ATGCATCTGTTTTATACACCGGAAATAGAACCCCATTTCGCTAATTTTATACTGACCGAAGAGGAAAGTAAGCATGCTGTACGGGTCCTCAGACTGGCAAACAGAGATCAGGTGCACCTCATAGATGGCAGAGGAGGATTCTATCGTGCGGAGATTATAGATGCCCATCCTAAACGAACGGCTCTACAGATCATAGAAATTCAGGAGGCCTTCCAAAAGCCTTCTTATCATCTTCATATGGCTGTAGCGCCAACAAAAAATATAGAACGCTTTGAATGGTTTCTGGAAAAGGCTACGGAGGTGGGCGTACAGGAAATCACACCTGTTATCAGTGAGCATTCAGAGAGAAAAGAGGTTAAACCGGATCGTCTGAATAAAGTGATCGTAGCTGCGATGAAGCAATCGTATAAGGCCTATATGCCTAAGCTTAATCCTGCAATAACGTTAACTAATTTTTTGAAACAACAGGAGCAGGTATCAGCACAAAAGGCAATTGCACATTGTGTAGATAGCGAAAAAAAATACCTCGGTCAGGTTTTTACTCCTCAACAGGATTATGTAATACTGATCGGTCCGGAAGGGGATTTTTCCACAGAGGAGATCAGTAAGACTATTTCTTCGGGTTTTGTGCCCATCTCACTGGGAGAAGCACGTTTACGTACTGAAACAGCTGCATTGACCTCCTGTGTGGAAGTTGCATTGTTAAACCGTTAA
- a CDS encoding winged helix-turn-helix transcriptional regulator — protein sequence MVGQDKNRFSLLLEAMPGISKKVLTEQLRELEEDGLLKREVLVAKAPMLVYYSLSEKGKS from the coding sequence ATGGTGGGGCAGGATAAAAATAGATTTAGTCTTCTCCTGGAAGCAATGCCGGGCATCAGTAAGAAGGTATTGACCGAGCAGTTGAGAGAGCTTGAAGAAGACGGCCTGCTAAAGCGGGAAGTGTTGGTTGCAAAGGCGCCCATGCTTGTCTATTATTCTCTTTCTGAAAAGGGAAAATCTTAA